The DNA window CGGGCCGAGGAGCTCGGCTACCACGACCTCTGGACGTTCCAGCGCCTGCTCTACCCCGTGGGACACGAGATGGGGCCGACGTACCGGAGCGTGCACGACCCCGTGGTGACGCTGGCGCACCTGTCGGGGATGACCGCGCGGATCGGGCTCGGCGTCGCCGTGCTCAACGCGTACGTGCAGCCCGTGGTGCTGGCCAGGCAGCTCGCCACGCTGCAGACGCTGTCGGGCGGGCGGCTCACGGCGGGGATCGGCCTCGGGTGGCTGCCGGAGGAGTTCGCGGCGGCCGGCGTGGCGTTCGAGGGGCGCGGGCGGCGGGGCGAGGAGTTCGTCGAGGTGCTGCGCAAGGTGTGGAACGACGACCCGGTCGAGCACGAGGGCGTCTTCTACCGGGTGCCGCCGTCGCACCTCGACCCCAAGCCGGCGCCGGGGCCGCCGCCGATCCTGCTCGGCGGCACCGCCGAGGTGGCGCTGCGCAGGGCCGCCCGGCTGGCGGACGGATGGGTGAGCTCCAGCAGGGAGGACCTGACGGCCATCGCGGGGCGGATCGAGCTGATCAAGGCGGAACTGGCCGCGTCGGGCCGGGACGTGGCCGGGTTCCGGTTCGTCTGCCGTGGTGTCACGCGGGTCAGGGACGAGCCCGGCGGGCGGCCCCTGACCGGCCCCTACGACAAGATCCGCGCGGACGTGGCCGCGCTGGCCGAGGCCGGCGTGACCGACGTCTTCCACGACCTCAACTTCGACCAGGACTTCGTCGGCCTCGACGCCGGGGAGGCCGTGCGCCGCGCCGAGGAGGCCCTGGAGGCGCTGGCTCCCTAGCCTCCGCCGTACGGCACGGTGATGATCTCCAGGTTGTGGCCGTCGGGATCGGACCAGTAGAGTCCGCGCCCGCCGTCGTTGGTGTTGATCTCGCCGGGCCGCCGGTGGTACGGATCGGCCCAGTACGTCAGCCCCCGCTCCTTGATGCGCTCCCAGATCTGGTCGAACTCCTCCTCGCTCACCAGGAACGCGTAATGCTGGGCGGTCACCGGCCCGTCGGCCTGGGCCACGTCCAGGGAGACGCCGTTGCCCAGCGAGACGACCCGGAAGGGGCCGTAGACGGGCGCGGGCTCCAGGCCGAGGACCTCGGTGAGGAAGGTGGCGGTCGCGTCCCGGTCGCGGGCCGCGACGATGGTGTGGTTCAGCTGCACTGCCATGTCTTCCACGCTATGCGCAGAAGCGGCCCTTGCGTCAGCAGGGCGGCCGTTCAGGTGGCCAGGCGCAGGGCCTCGGCGGCGACGGCGTGGCGCAGCTCGCGGATGCCGCCGCGGCCCCGTACGGGGTGGACGGCGTTGGTGAGCAGCACCACGGTGAGGCGGCGGGCGGGGTCGACGACGAGGGAGGTGCCGGTGAAGCCGGAGTGGCCGTACGCGCCGGTGAGCGGCCCGACGATGGCCGGGTCGCCGAGGCGCACGCCGAGCCCCTGACGGAAGGGCGCGCCCGTCGCGCCCTGGTCGCGGGTCAGCTCGGCCACGCTCTCCGGCGACAGCACGGGGCCGCCGCCGCGGCGCAGCGTCTCGCCGAAGGCCAGCACGTCGGCGGCGGTGCCGAACAGCCCGGCGTGGCCCGTGACGCCGCCGAGGGCCCAGGAGGTCTCGTCGTGCACCTCGCCGCGTACGCAGCCGGGGCCGGGGCGCCCGGCTTTGCACTCGGTGGCGGCGACGCGGGCGGGGTCGCGGGGCCGGTAACCGGTGTCGGCCAGGCCGAGCACGCCGGTGACGCGCTCGCGGACGAGCACGTCGAGCGGCGCGCCCCCGGCCAGCTCGGCGAGCCCGCCCGCCATGATCATGCCGATGTCGCTGTAGAGGTAGGGCCCGCCGACCGGGTGGGCGGGCGGTGTGCGCCAGATCGCCGCCATGCGCTCGGCGGCGGTGGCGTCCGGCAGCTCCAGGTCGATCCGGCGGGTGGGCGGCAGGCCCGCGGTGTGCGTGAGCAGCCGGCGCACGGTGATCCTGGCGTCGAGGCCGGGGACCAGCGCGGCGGCCGGCTCGTCCAGCGCCAGCCGCCCCTCCTCGGCCAGGGAGAGCAGCACGACCGTGGTGAAGAGCTTGCTGACCGAGGCCAGGTCGAAGATCGAGTCGTGGCGCGCGGGCGGGCGTTCCTTCGCCGGCGTGCCGTCCGCGCCGGCGTAGCGGACCAGCTCGCCCGTGGCGGCCGTGGCGGCGACGTCGCCGTCCACGGCGATCATCGCCACCGCCGCCGGGCAGACCGTCGGCACCGCCCCCGCGAGGATCGCCGCCAGCCCGTCCGTCATCTCCGCCCCCTCCACCCCGTGATCAGCCGCTCAGCGCGTCGCTGAGCCGCTCGCCGTGCGAGGCGAGCAGGGTGCGGGCCGCGTCGGCGTCGATGCCGTGCTGGATCATGAGCACCGCGACCTTCGTGCGCCCGCCCGCCGCGTCGAGGGCCGCGCCCGCCGTCTCCCGGTCGGTGCCGGTGATGTCGCGGACCATGCGCAGCGCCCGGTCCGCCAGCTTGGCGTTCATCGCCGACATCTCGACCATCTTGTTGCCGTACGTCCGGCCGAGCTTCACCATGCTGATCGTCGAGATCATGTTGAGCACGAGCTTCTGCGCCGTGCCCGCCTTCAGCCGCGTCGAGCCGGTCACCACCTCAGGACCCACGACCACCTCGATGCCGTGCTGGGCGGCGGCCGACAGCGGCGCGCCCTCGTTGCACGACAGCCCCACCGTGAGCGCGCCGCGACCGGCCGCCTCCGCCAGGGCGCCCAGCACGAAAGGGGCCCGCCCGCTCGCGGACACGCCGACCACCGAGTCCAGCGGGCCCACGCCGAGGTTCTTCATGGCGGCGGCGCCCGCCTCGGCGTCGTCCTCCGCCCCCTCGACGGACCGGGTCAGCGCGTCGAGTCCGCCGGCGATGACGCCCTGGACCAGCGACGGGTCGGTGCCGAACGTGGGCGGGCACTCGCTGGCGTCCAGCACGGCCAGGCGGCCCGACGTGCCCGCGCCGACGTAGAGGAGCCGGCCGCCCTCCGACATGCGGGCGGAGATCGCGTCGATGGCTCCCGAGATCGCCGGGATGGCCACCGCGACGGCCGCGGGCACGGCGGCGTCGGCCTGGTTCATCAGTCGGGCGATCTGCTCCGTCGGCAGCCGGTCGATCTGGCTGTAGCGGGGGTCGCTCTGCTCGGTGGACAGCTCGGGTAGCGGATCAATCATGACGCTAATTTCCACCCTTATCTTCCCTCTTGTAAATATCTTTCAGCACAATGGCTCCATGACTCTTGTGCGTACCGGAGCCGAACGGCTGGCCGACGATCCCGCGCTCGCGGGAGGTACCCGCCTCGGCCTCGTCACCAACCCCACCGGCGTGCTGTCCGACCTGACCCCCACGGCGGAGGCGCTGCTGGCCGCCGGGGCGCCGGTGACCGCCCTGTTCGGCCCCGAGCACGGCCTGCACGGCACCGCCCAGGCCGACGGCGCCGAGGCCGACGGCGTGGACGAGCGGACCGGGCTGCCGGTGCACAACACGTACAAGCTGGCAGGTGAGGAGCTGGACGCGGCGGTCGCCGCCGCCGGCGTGGACACGCTCGTCTTCGACATCGCCGACGTGGGCAGCCGCTTCTACACCTACGTCTGGACGATGTACGACCTGCTCGCCTCGGCGTCCCGGCTGGGCCTGCGGTTCGTGGTGCTGGACCGGCCCAACCCCCTCGGCGGCACGGTCGCCGAAGGCCCGCTGCTCGACCCCGCGTACGCCAGCTTCGTCGGCCGCCACCCGATCCCGGTGCGGCACGCGCTGACGGCGGGCGAGCTGGCCGGGCGGTTCGGCTTCGACGTGGACCTGACCGTCGTGGAGATGACCGGCTGGCGGCGCGACACGCCGTGGGAGGCGACCGGGCTGCCCTGGGTGATGCCCTCGGTCAACATGCCGACCCCCGACACCGCCCTCGTCTACCCGGGCACCTGCCTGTTCGAGGGCACGAACTTCTCCGAGGGCCGCGGCACCACCCGGCCCTTCGAGCTGGTCGGCGCCCCCTACGCGGACGGCCGGTTCGCCCCCGCGCTCGACGCGCTCGGCCTGCCCGGCGTGCGCTTCCGCGACGTCCGCTTCACCCCCACCTTCCACAAGCACGCGGGCACTCCCGTGCGCGGCGTCCAGCTTCACGTGCACGACCGCGAGGCGTTCCGCCCGGTGCTGACCGGCGTGTCGATGCTGCACGTGGCCCGCACCCTCTACCCGGACGACCTGCGCCTGCTGCCGGGACTGGACCACCTGTGGGGATCCGGCGAGCTGGCCCGGCGACTGGAGGCCGGCGAGGACCCGCGCGAGTTGTGCCCGCCGCCGGGAACCCCCTCGGGACCGCTGCTCTACGGATGACATCACGCCAGGGCGCGCCGGTAGAGCCAGAAGACCCGCTCCGCCCGCGCGCCCACGGCCCGCGAGTAGAACCGCAACGGCCCGACCCACCCGATCTGGGCCTCGGCCTGCCCGGCCGCCCGCTGCTCGGCCAGGCACCTGCGGAGCAGCACCCGGCCGAGGCCGAGCCCCCGCGCGGCCTCCGCCGTGCCCATCGGCCCGAACCAGGACGGCCGCGCCCCCCACGCGGCGAACGCCAGGACCTCCCCGTCGCGCTCGGCGAAGTGCAGCCCGGTGGCGTTGGCCGCCTCCCAGGCCCACCGCTCGTTCCAGTGCCGGCCGACGAACGCCGCCACCCGCTCCCGCTCGTCACCGCCGGCCGCGCGCACGGCCACCCCGGCCTTCTCCAGCCGGACCAGGTCGTCCTCGACCGACAGGTCGCCGGCGCCCAGGTCGGCCGTCATGTTCCAGGCCACGTGGTAGCGCTCGTAGCCGAGGCTCTCGGCCAGGCAGGCGGCGGCGGTGTAGCGCACGTCGACGCCGGGCCAGGCGTAGCAGGGCGGGTTGCCGGCCCAGCGAGCCTCCCGCGCCCCCCGCTCGCGCAGCCACTCCTCGGCCGCCCGCACCAGCGCCCGGCCGCGCCCCTCGCCGCGCGCCGACGGGTGCACGGCGAGCAGGTCGAGATGCCCGGCCTCCGGGTCCCTCTCCGACAGCGACGCCATCACCACGCCGCCGTCCACGGCGAGCGCGGTCCACGTGCGGCCCGGCGGCGGCGCGGCGAGCCGCCGGACCAGCGCGGCCCCCTCCCCGGGGTCGCAGGTCAGCGCCTCCCCGGCGATCCCGGCCGCCTCCGCCAGCTCCGCCGCGCCCGCGACCGGCCGCGCCTCGAAGGTCATCACACCTCACTCATCGGGCGCGCGATGACGCTGCGCCGCTCGGGGTAGAAGCAGGCGTGCTCCTGCGGGATCCCCTCGGTGATCCGCAGCAGCGGCCGCTCACCGGCGCACCGCTCACCCTGGAACGGGCACCGGCGGGCGAACAGGCAGCCCTCGTCGGACTGGCTCTCGTCCAGTGACGACAGCGGCGTCACCGGCTCCTCGCCCGGCCGCTCCAGGCCGTGCAGCACCGGGATGGCCGACAGCAGCGACTGCGTGTACGGATGCACCGGATCGGCGATCACCGTGTCCACGGGGCCGCGCTCGACGACCTGCCCGCGGTAGATCACGTACAGCTCGCCGTCGTCGCCGATGTAGCGGGCGGTGGCCACGTCGTGCGTGATGAACAGCACGCTGACGCCGAGCCGCTCGCGCAGGTCCTTCAGCAGCGCCAGGATGCCGAGCCGGAGCGAGACGTCGATCATCGACACCGCCTCGTCGGCCACCAGCATCTCCGGGTCCACCGTGAGGGCCCGCGCGATGACCACCCGCTGCCGCATGCCGCCCGAGAGCTGGTGCGGGTAGCGGGCCAGCACCGTGCCCGGGTCCAGGCCGACCAGCGACAGCACCTCGGCCGCCCGCTCCTCGATCCACGCCGCCGACCGGCCCGTCTGCTTGGCGCGCAGGCTCAGCGGCGCGTACAGCGTCTGGTGGATGGTCCGGGTCGGGTTGAGCGCCGAGTACGGGTCCTGGTGGATCATCTGGATCTTGCGGAAGTGCGGCTGGCGCTGCTTGGGCCGCAGCGGCGTCATCGGCACGTCGCCGATGACGATCTCGCCCTCGTCGTAGCTCTCCAGCCCCGCGATGATGCGCCCCAGCGTGGTCTTGCCGCAGCCGGACTCCCCGATGAACGAGGCCGCCCCGCCCTTCGGGATCGCGAAGTCCACGCCGCGCAGCGCCCGCACCTCGCGGGCGCCGAGCACCTTGCCGCGCTGCTTGAACGTCTTGACGACGCCGGTCCCCGTGATCA is part of the Nonomuraea coxensis DSM 45129 genome and encodes:
- a CDS encoding TIGR03619 family F420-dependent LLM class oxidoreductase, producing the protein MRIGFAVPQSGPWATPDNLRRVAVRAEELGYHDLWTFQRLLYPVGHEMGPTYRSVHDPVVTLAHLSGMTARIGLGVAVLNAYVQPVVLARQLATLQTLSGGRLTAGIGLGWLPEEFAAAGVAFEGRGRRGEEFVEVLRKVWNDDPVEHEGVFYRVPPSHLDPKPAPGPPPILLGGTAEVALRRAARLADGWVSSSREDLTAIAGRIELIKAELAASGRDVAGFRFVCRGVTRVRDEPGGRPLTGPYDKIRADVAALAEAGVTDVFHDLNFDQDFVGLDAGEAVRRAEEALEALAP
- a CDS encoding VOC family protein, producing the protein MAVQLNHTIVAARDRDATATFLTEVLGLEPAPVYGPFRVVSLGNGVSLDVAQADGPVTAQHYAFLVSEEEFDQIWERIKERGLTYWADPYHRRPGEINTNDGGRGLYWSDPDGHNLEIITVPYGGG
- the murQ gene encoding N-acetylmuramic acid 6-phosphate etherase; protein product: MIDPLPELSTEQSDPRYSQIDRLPTEQIARLMNQADAAVPAAVAVAIPAISGAIDAISARMSEGGRLLYVGAGTSGRLAVLDASECPPTFGTDPSLVQGVIAGGLDALTRSVEGAEDDAEAGAAAMKNLGVGPLDSVVGVSASGRAPFVLGALAEAAGRGALTVGLSCNEGAPLSAAAQHGIEVVVGPEVVTGSTRLKAGTAQKLVLNMISTISMVKLGRTYGNKMVEMSAMNAKLADRALRMVRDITGTDRETAGAALDAAGGRTKVAVLMIQHGIDADAARTLLASHGERLSDALSG
- a CDS encoding GNAT family N-acetyltransferase, which encodes MTFEARPVAGAAELAEAAGIAGEALTCDPGEGAALVRRLAAPPPGRTWTALAVDGGVVMASLSERDPEAGHLDLLAVHPSARGEGRGRALVRAAEEWLRERGAREARWAGNPPCYAWPGVDVRYTAAACLAESLGYERYHVAWNMTADLGAGDLSVEDDLVRLEKAGVAVRAAGGDERERVAAFVGRHWNERWAWEAANATGLHFAERDGEVLAFAAWGARPSWFGPMGTAEAARGLGLGRVLLRRCLAEQRAAGQAEAQIGWVGPLRFYSRAVGARAERVFWLYRRALA
- a CDS encoding exo-beta-N-acetylmuramidase NamZ family protein, with protein sequence MTLVRTGAERLADDPALAGGTRLGLVTNPTGVLSDLTPTAEALLAAGAPVTALFGPEHGLHGTAQADGAEADGVDERTGLPVHNTYKLAGEELDAAVAAAGVDTLVFDIADVGSRFYTYVWTMYDLLASASRLGLRFVVLDRPNPLGGTVAEGPLLDPAYASFVGRHPIPVRHALTAGELAGRFGFDVDLTVVEMTGWRRDTPWEATGLPWVMPSVNMPTPDTALVYPGTCLFEGTNFSEGRGTTRPFELVGAPYADGRFAPALDALGLPGVRFRDVRFTPTFHKHAGTPVRGVQLHVHDREAFRPVLTGVSMLHVARTLYPDDLRLLPGLDHLWGSGELARRLEAGEDPRELCPPPGTPSGPLLYG
- a CDS encoding ABC transporter ATP-binding protein; the encoded protein is MITGTGVVKTFKQRGKVLGAREVRALRGVDFAIPKGGAASFIGESGCGKTTLGRIIAGLESYDEGEIVIGDVPMTPLRPKQRQPHFRKIQMIHQDPYSALNPTRTIHQTLYAPLSLRAKQTGRSAAWIEERAAEVLSLVGLDPGTVLARYPHQLSGGMRQRVVIARALTVDPEMLVADEAVSMIDVSLRLGILALLKDLRERLGVSVLFITHDVATARYIGDDGELYVIYRGQVVERGPVDTVIADPVHPYTQSLLSAIPVLHGLERPGEEPVTPLSSLDESQSDEGCLFARRCPFQGERCAGERPLLRITEGIPQEHACFYPERRSVIARPMSEV
- a CDS encoding serine hydrolase domain-containing protein — its product is MTDGLAAILAGAVPTVCPAAVAMIAVDGDVAATAATGELVRYAGADGTPAKERPPARHDSIFDLASVSKLFTTVVLLSLAEEGRLALDEPAAALVPGLDARITVRRLLTHTAGLPPTRRIDLELPDATAAERMAAIWRTPPAHPVGGPYLYSDIGMIMAGGLAELAGGAPLDVLVRERVTGVLGLADTGYRPRDPARVAATECKAGRPGPGCVRGEVHDETSWALGGVTGHAGLFGTAADVLAFGETLRRGGGPVLSPESVAELTRDQGATGAPFRQGLGVRLGDPAIVGPLTGAYGHSGFTGTSLVVDPARRLTVVLLTNAVHPVRGRGGIRELRHAVAAEALRLAT